Proteins encoded in a region of the Vicia villosa cultivar HV-30 ecotype Madison, WI linkage group LG5, Vvil1.0, whole genome shotgun sequence genome:
- the LOC131602579 gene encoding U-box domain-containing protein 26-like, with translation MRGSLQPLDLGIQIPYHFRCPISLELMRDPVTVSTGQTYDRNSIESWVNTGNTTCPVTRVNLTDFTFIPNHTLRRLIQEWCVANRAFGVQRIPTPKQPADSALVRSLLNQCSSHSVPTQMRLNSLRRLRTLARDSDYNRSLIGSLNVRHVLLPIVFDYNGLDEMKNESLALLVLFPLSEAECALVAEDSDKINYLTSLLSHSLFDVRVNSAALIEIVVAGTHSAEIRSQVSNVDGIYDGVVEILKNPISYPRALKIGIKALFALCLVKQTRHRAVLAGAPAVLVDRLADFEKCDAERALATVELLCRVPDGCAAFASHALTVPMLVKIILKISDRATEYAAGALMALCSESERCQREAVTAGVLTQLLLLVQSDCTERAKRKAQLLLKLLRDSWPQDSVGNSDDFACSHFD, from the coding sequence ATGCGTGGCTCTTTACAACCGTTGGATTTAGGGATTCAGATTCCCTACCACTTCAGATGCCCAATCTCATTAGAGCTTATGAGAGACCCTGTTACCGTCTCCACCGGTCAGACCTACGACCGTAACAGCATCGAGTCGTGGGTTAACACCGGCAACACCACGTGTCCGGTCACTAGGGTTAACCTCACCGATTTCACGTTCATTCCTAATCACACTCTTCGCCGTTTGATTCAAGAATGGTGCGTTGCGAACCGCGCTTTTGGTGTTCAGCGTATTCCAACTCCCAAACAGCCCGCAGATTCTGCTCTTGTTCGTTCCTTGCTTAACCAGTGTTCTTCCCATTCTGTACCTACGCAAATGAGACTTAACTCGCTTCGTCGACTCAGGACACTCGCTCGTGACTCGGATTATAACCGTTCTTTGATTGGTTCTCTCAATGTTCGTCATGTTTTGTTACCTATTGTTTTCGACTACAACGGTTTAGATGAGATGAAAAACGAGTCACTCGCTTTGCTTGTTCTATTCCCACTCAGTGAGGCAGAATGTGCTTTAGTTGCGGAAGATTCTGATAAGATAAACTACCTAACGAGTCTTCTTTCACATTCTTTGTTCGATGTCCGGGTCAACTCAGCGGCGCTTATTGAGATCGTCGTCGCGGGAACTCACTCGGCGGAGATAAGATCTCAGGTGAGCAATGTTGACGGGATCTACGACGGCGTGGTTGAGATACTCAAAAATCCGATCTCGTATCCGCGTGCGCTTAAGATTGGAATCAAGGCCTTATTCGCTCTCTGCCTTGTGAAACAGACGCGTCACCGTGCTGTCCTCGCCGGTGCGCCCGCGGTGCTGGTTGACAGGCTTGCTGACTTCGAGAAGTGTGACGCGGAGAGAGCATTAGCGACGGTGGAGTTGTTGTGCCGTGTACCTGATGGTTGTGCGGCTTTCGCTTCTCACGCGCTTACAGTTCCGATGCTTGTGAAGATAATACTCAAGATTTCGGATCGTGCGACGGAGTACGCTGCCGGAGCGCTCATGGCGCTGTGTTCGGAATCGGAACGGTGCCAGCGAGAAGCGGTTACGGCGGGGGTTCTGACTCAGCTTTTACTTCTGGTGCAAAGTGATTGCACGGAGAGGGCGAAGAGGAAGGCGCAACTGTTGCTGAAGCTACTTCGAGATTCGTGGCCTCAAGATTCCG